A window of Pomacea canaliculata isolate SZHN2017 linkage group LG3, ASM307304v1, whole genome shotgun sequence contains these coding sequences:
- the LOC112559076 gene encoding ADP-ribosylation factor 6, whose translation MGKLISKIFGNKEMRILMLGLDAAGKTTLLYKMKLGQSVTTIPTVGFNVETVTYKNVKFNVWDVGGQDKIRPLWRHYFTGTQGLIFVVDSADRDRIDEARQELYRIINDREMRDAIILVFANKQDLPDAMKPHEIQEKLGLTRIQDRNWYVQPSCATTGDGLFEGLTWLTSNHKS comes from the exons ATGGGCAAGTTAATATCAAAGATTTTTGGCAACAAGGAGATGAGAATCCTCATGCTGGGGCTGGATGCTGCAGGAAAAACTA CACttttatacaaaatgaaattagGTCAGTCAGTGACAACTATCCCAACAGTGGGGTTCAACGTTGAAACTgtcacatacaaaaatgttaaattcaaTGTCTGG GATGTAGGAGGACAAGACAAAATTCGTCCACTGTGGCGACACTACTTCACAGGGACTCAGGGGCTCATTTTCGTTGTAGACTCAGCTGATCGGGACCGTATAGATGAGGCACGGCAAGAACTTTATCGCATAATCAACGATAGGGAGATGCGGGATGCCATCATCCTGGTTTTTGCCAACAAACAAGATCTTCCAGATG CAATGAAACCTcatgaaatacaagaaaaattgGGTCTGACTCGGATACAGGACCGCAACTGGTATGTTCAGCCATCATGTGCTACAACTGGTGATGGACTGTTTGAAGGTCTCACGTGGCTTACATCGAACCATAAGTCATGA
- the LOC112560613 gene encoding LOW QUALITY PROTEIN: tRNA wybutosine-synthesizing protein 2 homolog (The sequence of the model RefSeq protein was modified relative to this genomic sequence to represent the inferred CDS: deleted 1 base in 1 codon) has protein sequence MNFAILVLPQKAQAIRKQLEKCDLLDKRRKLQKFSGKDEVAIPVKTSDMSILAKHIDQTEHNILLMEIDLPLSKAEMIETPAEKLKRAVNHLLKENGFHDNDTEKLIHEVPDHWEKHGDLILLPCNAFRSASWRCLSPSVWQTVGCALKCNRIARQATVSTDCFRSPQVELLLGDNGIVLHKDNGISYTYDITKCMFSSGNITEKLRIAAFDCRGETVVDLYAGIGYFTLPYLVHAGAKHVHACEWNRYALESLVQNLELNGVKEKCTIHAGDNRKLQLRGIADRVNLGLIPSSEDGWAIACQLLQPAGGTMHIHGNVNSLTGMCERLQKGKCAEHNSHILCSTMDEVSLTQQCTGQNNSSSCGRQFDFKVQSCQPVHSLYMFENKSDDGSSCSRGDNSFQDFSGLAAISPHDNDIQRPPERSLHSLAMIPENKLSYPSVMSDGRNHKDNTNRTWQSCETKTSWSRWGQYVCKALQNLLQKEHGGLWSAAVLHIQHVKSYAPHIDHLVLDVRCSPQVSQSLPGT, from the exons ATGAACTTCGCAATATTAGTGTTGCCTCAGAAAGCGCAGGCTATAAG AAAGCAGCTGGAGAAATGTGACCTGTTGGATAAAAGAAGGAAACTGCAAAAGTTTTCAGGCAAGGATGAAGTTGCCATCCCAGTCAAAACATCAGACATGAGCATTCTGGCAAAACATATCGACCAAACAGAGCATAACATACTTCTCATGGAAATTGACCTACCACTATCAAAAGCAGAGATGATAGAGACACCTGCTGAAAAGCTTAAAAGGGCAGTTAATCACCTCTTGAAAGAAAACGGTTTCCATGACAATGATACTGAGAAATTGATACATGAAGTTCCTGATCACTGGGAAAAACATGGAGATCTCATCTTGTTGCCTTGCAATGCTTTTCGTTCAGCATCATGGAGGTGTCTAA gtcCAAGTGTTTGGCAGACCGTTGGGTGTGCTTTGAAATGTAATCGAATCGCTCGCCAAGCCACAGTTAGCACAGACTGCTTCCGCAGTCCCCAGGTGGAGCTCTTGCTTGGAGACAATGGAATTGTGCTTCACAAAGACAATGGAATAAG TTACACATATGACATAACCAAGTGCATGTTCAGCTCTGGTAACATCACAGAAAAACTACGTATTGCTGCCTTTGACTGCAGAGGAGAGACTGTTGTAGACTTGTATGCAG GTATAGGTTATTTCACACTACCATATCTGGTTCATGCAGGGGCCAAGCATGTTCATGCTTGTGAATGGAATCGATATGCTTTAGAGTCTCTTGTACAGAACCTTGAACTGAATGGTGTTAAGGAGAAGTGTACTATTCATGCAGGAGATAATCGAAAG CTACAGCTACGGGGAATAGCTGACCGAGTGAATTTAGGTCTCATTCCCAGCTCAGAGGATGGTTGGGCTATTGCTTGTCAGCTTCTCCAACCAGCAGGAGGTACCATGCACATT CATGGCAATGTGAACAGTTTGACTGGCATGTGTGAAAGACTTCAGAAAGGCAAGTGTGCAGAGCACAACAGTCACATACTGTGCAGCACAATGGATGAAGTTTCATTGACGCAGCAATGTACAGGACAAAATAACAGTTCATCTTGTGGCAGGCAGTTTGATTTTAAAGTTCAGAGCTGTCAGCCAGTTCATAGCCTTTACATGTTTGAAAACAAGTCAGATGACGGATCTTCATGTTCAAGGGGTGACAATTCTTTTCAAGATTTTTCTGGCCTTGCTGCTATATCACCACATGATAATGACATTCAGAGGCCACCAGAAAGATCTCTTCATTCTTTGGCCATGATACCAGAGAATAAACTCTCCTACCCCTCTGTGATGTCTGATGGCAGAAATCACAAGGATAATACTAATAGGACTTGGCAGAGTTGTGAGACTAAAACTTCCTGGTCAAGATGGGGACAGTATGTTTGCAAGGCTTTGCAGAATCTTTTGCAAAAAGAGCATGGTGGCCTGTGGTCTGCTGCTGTTCTTCACATCCAACATGTTAAGTCGTATGCACCACATATTGATCACTTGGTTCTTGATGTACGGTGTAGTCCGCAGGTTTCCCAATCTCTGCCAGGGACTTAG